The bacterium HR11 genomic interval CTGGCCGGGTCCGCCGTCCTGCTGGCGGGGATTCCAGTCTGGGTCCTGGCCCGACGGCGCGACGGAGCGGCTCGGGGGTCGTAGACGGCTCATCGCTCATGGCTCGTAGCTATTTCCCACGGGTCATAAGCGATGAGCCATGAGCAAGGTCCCGTCAGGGAGGTCCGCCATGATGCGGCGACGCTTCGTGCGATGGTTCGTCCTGGGGGCCGTCCTTGCGGTAGCCGGGACGGTTCCCTGGGGGGCGGCCCAACAGCGGGCGCCCGACGTACCCTATGTGCCGACGCCCTATGAGGTCGTCGAGGAAATGCTGAAGATGGCGAAGGTCACGGCCGACGACGTCGTGTACGACCTCGGGTGCGGGGACGGCCGGATCGTCATCACGGCGGCCCAAAAGTACGGTGCCCGGGGCGTGGGCGTCGACATCGACCCGCGGCGCATCCAGGAGAGCCGGGCCAACGCCGAGAAGGCCGGCGTGACGGACCGGGTCCGGTTCATCGAGGGCGACCTCTTCCAGGTCGACATCCGGGAGGCGACGGTCGTGACGTTGTACCTCCTGCCGGACGTGAACCTGCGGCTCCGTCCGAAGCTCCTCCGGGAGCTCCGGCCCGGGACCCGCATCGTGTCCCACGACTACGACATGGGGGACTGGGAGCCCGACGACGTCGTGAAGGTCCCGGGACCGACCTATCAGCATACGCTCTACTACTGGGTCGTACCGGCCTCCGTCGGGGGGACCTGGCGGTGGGCGCTCCGGACGGCGGCGGGCGAGCAGACCTTCACGGCCGTCCTCCACCAGCAATTCCAGAGGGTCGGCGGCGAAGTCCTTCAAAGCGGCGGCTCGCGAGCGACCCTCACGGAGGGCCGCGTACGAGGCGACCAGGTCAGCTTTCAAGCCGTCCTGGACCTCGGCGGCGCTCGGGTGCCCGTACGGTTTGAGGGTCGGGTCGCCGGGGATGCGATTCAGGGCCAAGCGCACGTCCTGGAGGGGTCGATGGCCGGGGTCCAGGACTGGACGGCCCGCCGGGTCGGGGCCCGACCGGCGAAGCCGGCCGGGTCTTAAGTCGGGGCATGCGAGTGGCGGATTTCGAATTGGGCGGAGCAGGAGACTCCTCGCTGACTTGCGATTTGCCACTCGCCATTCGTCGCATGACCCGCAGACCGCTTCGTCCCACCGACCCGGGCCCCCGGCCTCGAGCGGTGTGGGGGTCTGGCTTGACACGGGCCGGGCGCGGGGTTATATATAAGAGTGCCGACTGTCGAGAGGTCGGCCGGCTCGATGCCCCGCTTGACATCGGGCCGACGGGTGGCTATATTTAGGCTGGCCTTCCCACGCGTTCTTTGAAAATTGGGTCACTGAGGTCCCTCGCCCGAGAGTTTCGCCCTCGCGGCCTGAGCCGTGAGGTCGCTTCCGAATTACGTTCGGAGGGTTTGATCCTGGCTCAGAGTGAACGCTGGCGGCGTGCCTAATGCATGCAAGTCGTACGCGAAAGGTCCTTCGGGGCCGAGTAGCGTGGCGAACGGGTGAGTAACACGTGCGTAACCTGCCCGCCGGAGGGGGATAACCCCCCGAAAGGGGGGCTAATACCCCGTACGCTCCCGGGGCCGCATGGCGCCGGGAGGAAAGGTGGCCTCGGGCTTCCGCCATGCTACCGCCGGCGGAGGGGCGCGCGGCCCATCAGCTCGTTGGTGGGGTAACGGCCCACCAAGGCGACGACGGGTAGCCGGCCTGAGAGGGTGGTCGGCCACACTGGGACTGAGACACGGCCCAGACTCCTACGGGAGGCAGCAGCAGGGAATCTTTGGCAATGGGCGCAAGCCTGACCGAGCGACGCCGCGTGGGGGACGAAGGCCCGAAAGGGTCGTAAACCCCTTTTCACCGGGACGAACGGCCCGGCGGTGAACAATCGCCGGGTCTGACGGTACCGGTGGAATCAGCCCCGGCTAACTCCGTGCCAGCAGCCGCGGTAATACGGAGGGGGCGAGCGTTACTCGGATTCACTGGGCGTAAAGGGTGCGTAGGCGGGACCGTAAGTCGGGCGTTAAAGCCCCCGGCTCACCCGGGGAAGGGCGTCCGAAACTGCGGTCCTTGGGGCCGGGAGAGGCCAGCGGAATTCCCGGTGTAGCGGTGAAATGCGCAGATATCGGGAGGAACACCGGAGGCGAAGGCGGCTGGCTAGACCGAGCCCGACGCTGAGGCACGAAAGCCAGGGGAGCGAACCGGATTAGAGACCCGGGTAGTCCTGGCTGTAAACGATGGGCACTAGACCTGGGGGCGTCGGGCCTCTGGGTCGCAGCTAACGCGTCAAGTGCCCCGCCTGGGGAGTACGCCCGCAAGGGTGAAACTCAAAGGAATTGACGGGGGCCCGCACAAGCGGTGGAGCACGTGGTTCAATTCGATGCAACGCGAAGAACCTTACCTGGGTTCGAACGGCCGGACGACCGGTCCAGAGATGGGCCCTTCCGGGTGATGAGCCCGGACGGCCGGCCGAGGTGCTGCATGGCTGTCGTCAGCTCGTGCCGTGAGGTGTCGGGTTAAGTCCCGCAACGAGCGCAACCCTCGCCCTTAGTTGCCACCATTCAGTTGGGCACTCTAAGGGGACTGCCGGGGTAACCCGGAGGAAGGTGGGGACGACGTCAAGTCAGCATGGCCTTGATGCCCAGGGCTACACACGTGCTACAATGGCGGGTACAGAGGGTCGCGAACCCGCGAGGGGGAGCCAATCCCAGAAAGCCCGCCTCAGTTCGGATTGCAGGCTGCAACTCGCCTGCATGAAGCCGGAATCGCTAGTAACCGCGGATCAGAAGGGGCCGCGGTGAATACGTCTCCGGGCCTTGTACACACCGCCCGTCACGCCACGAAAGCCGGTTCTACTTGAAGTCCCCGGGAGCGAACCCCGCCAGGGGACGCAGGGGCCGAGGGTAGGGCCGGTGATTGGGGCGAAGTCGTAACAAGGTAGCCGTAGGGGAACCTGTGGCTGGATCACCTCCTTTACGGAACCATGCGGGGGACCTCGTGATCCAATTTTCAGCGAACCCGTGGGGGCCTATAGCTCAGCCTGGTCAGAGCGTCCGCCTGATAAGCGGGAGGTCAGTGGTTCAAATCCACTTAGGCCCACCAGCGTGGGGGTATAGCTCAGCGGGGAGAGCGTCGGCTTTGCAAGCCGAAGGTCGGCGGTTCGAATCCGCTTACCTCCACCCGTGACCCCCATCCGCTGTTCTTTGACAACTGGGTCCAGGACAGCCGTGCGCCTTGGAACGTTGAGGTCAAGGAAGAAAGGGTGTGCGGTGGATGCCTGGGCGCGGGCAGGCGATGAAGGGCGTGGCAGGCTGCGATAAGCCCGGGGGAGCCGCCTGCAGGCGTCGATCCCGGGATGCCCGAATGGGGAAACCCGATGGCCGGAATGGGCCATCATCCCGGGCTGAATCCATAGGCCCGGGAGGCGAACCGGGGGAAGTGAACCATCTCAGTACCCCGAGGAAGAGAAAGCAACCGCGATGCCCTCAGTAGCGGCGAGCGAACGGGGCCCAGCCTAAACCGTCTCGGTGTCCAAGCGCAGGGGCGTTGCCGGGGCGGGGTCGTGGGGCCCAGTCGGGCGGAGCCCTGCCTCCGCCAGGGAGTCACAAAACCGTGCCTTAGCCGAAGTGGTCTGGAAAGGCCCGCCACAGAGGGTGATAGCCCCGTAGGCGAAAGGGCGACGGTCTCCCGGGACTGGGTGCCCGAGTACCGCGGGACACGTGGAATCCTGCGGGAAGCCGGGAGGACCACCTCCCAAGGCTAAACACTCGCCCGCGACCGATAGCGCACCAGTACCGTGAGGGAAAGGTGAAAAGAACCCCGGCGAGGGGAGTGAAAGAGAACCTGAAACCGCACACCTACAAGCAGTGGAAGGCGGGACGCCGTCCCGCTGACCGCGTGCCTTTTGCAAAATGAGCCGGCTAGTTACGGTCCGCAGCGAGGCGAACCCCCGAGGGGAGCCGTAGCGAAAGCGAGTCCGAACAGGGCGTTCAGTTGCGGGCCGTAGACGCGAAGCCGAGCGATCTATCCCTGCCCAGGGTGAAGTCCGGCTAACACCGGATGGAGGCCCGAACCGGTGAAGGAGGAAAACTTCTCGGATGAGGTGGGGATAGGAGTGAAAGGCTAATCAAGCTCGGTGATAGCTCGTTCTCCCCGAAATCGCTTTCAGGCGAGCCTCCCGGCGTGGGTCCCGGCGGTAGAGCACTGGATGGGCCAGGGGGCCGAAAGGCCTCTCATGTCCAACCAAACTCCGAATGCCGGGACGCCGGACCGGGGGAGTCAGACCGCGGGGGATAAGCTCCGTGGTCGAGAGGGGAATAGCCCAGACCGCCCGCTAAGGCCCCGAAACCCAGGCTTAGTGGGGAAGGAGGTCGGGTCGCGAAGACAGCCAGGAGGTAGGCTTAGAAGCAGCCACCCTTTAAAGAAAGCGTAATAGCTCACTGGTCGAGCGACCCGGCGCCGAAAATATAACGGGGCTCAAGCCTGGTGCCGAAGCGGCGGGTGCGCCCGGACTTCGGTCCGGACGCGCGGTAGGGGAGCGTTCCCAGTCGGTCGAAGTGGCCGCGTGAGCGTGCCATGGACGGCTGGGAAGTGACTCTGCCGGCATGAGTAGCGATAAGGGTGGTGGAAACCCACCCCGCCGAAAGCCCAAGGTTTCCTGGGGAAGGTCAGTCCGCCCAGGGTTAGGCGGCCCCTAAGGTGAGGCCGAAAGGCGTAGCCGAAGGGCAGTGGGTCAACATTCCCACCCCACCTCGGGTGCATGGGCGAAGGGGGGACGCAGGAGGGTAGGCCGTCCGTCCCGACGGAATGGGGCGGTCGCGGGTGTCGCGGTGCCCTCAGGCAAATCCGGGGGCTGGGACTTCGAGTCCGGCCGCCAGGCTCGCGAGGCGGGGCGGCCTTCGGGCCTAACTGAACCGG includes:
- the prmA_2 gene encoding Ribosomal protein L11 methyltransferase, whose translation is MMRRRFVRWFVLGAVLAVAGTVPWGAAQQRAPDVPYVPTPYEVVEEMLKMAKVTADDVVYDLGCGDGRIVITAAQKYGARGVGVDIDPRRIQESRANAEKAGVTDRVRFIEGDLFQVDIREATVVTLYLLPDVNLRLRPKLLRELRPGTRIVSHDYDMGDWEPDDVVKVPGPTYQHTLYYWVVPASVGGTWRWALRTAAGEQTFTAVLHQQFQRVGGEVLQSGGSRATLTEGRVRGDQVSFQAVLDLGGARVPVRFEGRVAGDAIQGQAHVLEGSMAGVQDWTARRVGARPAKPAGS